A genomic segment from Helicobacter sp. NHP19-012 encodes:
- the prfA gene encoding peptide chain release factor 1: protein MLSNKLQAIVDRYDALAHSLTQPEILGDIKQLTALSKEQAGIEELAQAAKAYLQILEGIQENKALLEDKELGELAKEELKTLEEEKESLEERIKILLIPKDPNDNKNIYLELRAGTGGDEAGIFVGDLFRAYCRYADLKHWKVEIVSSSENSVGGYKEMIALIKGQGVYSRLKFEAGTHRVQRVPETESQGRIHTSAVTVAIMPEVDDVEVNINPSDLRIEVFRAGGHGGQCVNTTDSAVRITHVPTGISVSMQDEKSQHKNRDKALKILKARLYEKQIEEQQEANSASRKMQVGSGDRSERIRTYNYPQNRLSDHRINLTLYSLEELMLSGNLDPVIEPLIAHAQAQGLEQQGE, encoded by the coding sequence GTGCTGTCTAACAAACTGCAGGCGATCGTGGATCGCTACGATGCACTCGCCCACTCTCTCACTCAACCCGAAATTTTAGGCGACATTAAGCAACTCACCGCCTTAAGCAAAGAGCAGGCGGGCATTGAGGAGCTCGCCCAAGCCGCTAAAGCCTACCTACAGATTTTAGAGGGCATCCAAGAAAACAAAGCCCTGCTAGAGGATAAAGAGTTAGGCGAACTTGCCAAAGAGGAACTCAAAACCCTAGAAGAGGAGAAAGAGAGCCTAGAGGAACGCATAAAAATCTTGCTGATCCCCAAAGACCCCAACGACAATAAAAACATTTATTTAGAGTTAAGAGCGGGCACGGGGGGCGATGAGGCGGGGATTTTCGTGGGCGATTTGTTTAGAGCCTATTGCCGTTACGCCGACTTGAAGCACTGGAAGGTGGAGATCGTAAGCTCGAGTGAAAACAGCGTGGGCGGGTATAAAGAAATGATTGCCCTAATCAAGGGGCAGGGCGTGTATTCAAGGCTGAAATTTGAGGCAGGCACGCATAGGGTGCAAAGAGTGCCTGAAACCGAGTCGCAAGGGCGTATCCACACTTCTGCCGTTACTGTGGCGATCATGCCCGAAGTGGATGATGTGGAGGTGAATATCAACCCAAGCGACCTACGCATTGAAGTCTTTAGAGCGGGTGGGCATGGCGGGCAGTGTGTGAATACGACCGACTCCGCCGTGAGAATCACGCATGTGCCCACCGGGATCAGCGTTTCTATGCAAGATGAGAAGTCGCAACACAAAAACCGCGACAAGGCGTTAAAGATTTTAAAAGCCCGCTTGTATGAAAAGCAGATTGAGGAGCAACAAGAGGCCAACTCCGCCAGCCGTAAAATGCAGGTGGGCAGTGGGGATCGAAGCGAGCGGATTCGCACCTACAACTACCCACAAAACCGCCTAAGCGATCACCGCATTAACTTGACTTTATACAGCCTTGAGGAGTTGATGCTCTCGGGCAATTTAGACCCCGTGATCGAGCCTTTGATCGCCCACGCACAGGCGCAGGGCTTAGAGCAACAAGGAGAGTAA
- the asd gene encoding aspartate-semialdehyde dehydrogenase: MKTYNIALVGASGAVGAELISILEEINFPIGRFLPLVSVRSAGQKIHAFSQEYTLQEATPKSFEGVDIAFFSAGSKVSEQLAPMAAQAGAVVIDNTSFFRLEPEVPLVVPEVNPNDLAHCSKNIISNPNCSTIQMVQVLNPLHRAFGIERVEVSTYQAASGAGKRGLEELKAQMAGSTHAQVFPHPLALNVIPQIDIFMPNGYTKEELKMVRETHKIMHASFAISATCVRVPVLRSHSESISIRFKNPVSAKEAQEVLKNAPNIVLVDNPEQKLYPMPITATSTDQTFVGRVRADLFDPHSLHLWCVADQLRVGAATNAVRIALEWIKTH; the protein is encoded by the coding sequence ATGAAAACCTATAACATTGCCCTAGTGGGCGCAAGCGGAGCGGTGGGTGCGGAGCTGATTAGTATTTTAGAAGAAATAAATTTTCCTATCGGGCGTTTTTTGCCCCTTGTGAGCGTGCGCAGTGCAGGGCAGAAAATCCATGCCTTCAGCCAAGAATACACCTTACAAGAAGCCACGCCTAAGAGTTTTGAGGGGGTGGATATCGCCTTTTTTAGCGCAGGCTCTAAGGTGAGCGAGCAGCTAGCCCCTATGGCGGCACAGGCGGGGGCGGTGGTGATCGACAACACAAGCTTTTTTCGCCTTGAACCTGAAGTGCCTTTAGTGGTGCCCGAAGTGAACCCCAACGATTTAGCCCATTGTTCGAAAAATATCATCTCTAACCCAAATTGCTCCACCATCCAAATGGTGCAAGTGCTAAACCCCCTGCATAGAGCCTTTGGGATCGAGCGCGTTGAGGTGAGCACTTACCAAGCCGCTAGCGGGGCGGGCAAAAGGGGCTTAGAAGAGTTGAAGGCGCAAATGGCTGGCAGCACCCACGCACAAGTCTTTCCCCACCCACTAGCCTTAAATGTGATCCCCCAAATTGACATTTTCATGCCAAATGGATACACCAAAGAAGAGTTAAAAATGGTGCGCGAAACGCATAAAATCATGCACGCTAGCTTTGCCATCAGTGCCACTTGTGTGCGGGTGCCCGTGTTAAGAAGCCACAGCGAGAGCATCAGCATCCGCTTTAAAAATCCCGTGAGCGCTAAAGAAGCGCAAGAAGTCTTGAAAAATGCACCTAATATTGTTTTAGTAGATAACCCCGAGCAAAAACTCTACCCCATGCCCATCACCGCCACAAGCACAGACCAAACCTTTGTAGGTAGGGTGCGCGCTGATCTCTTCGATCCGCACAGCTTGCACTTATGGTGTGTCGCCGATCAGTTGCGAGTGGGTGCAGCCACGAATGCCGTTAGAATCGCCCTAGAGTGGATCAAGACCCACTAG
- the murC gene encoding UDP-N-acetylmuramate--L-alanine ligase, which translates to MLDRPIHTYKIHFIGIGGIGISGLAKYLKAQGAVISGSDIAKSYITDYLESLGIPITIPHNPSALTDQEVVIHSAIIKVDNVEIVAAMEKNCVILSRKRALEYILGDKRVFSVCGAHGKSTTSAMLAALLPHFGAIIGAASKAFGSNVRESQSPSLVFEADESDQSFLSSNPYCALVTNAEVEHLEGYDYDLKAFYQAYTDFIQMAQRRVINVEDPFLKGLELEAIRLDPAKDISQIEYFLKEDEPYTRFTLKDYGKFEVWGLGTHTASNASLAILAALNELPLEELRKNLLDFKGIKKRFDILQKGNFVLIDDYAHHPTEIAATLQALQTYADLKGLKDAVVFWQPHKYSRLFDNLKGFQECFNHPIVSQLYILPVWRAGETPRELDMQALFGHLQPTFIDRLWRSKEGLELFVQGVKIRTLNKGLAIGFGAGDITMQLRGDL; encoded by the coding sequence ATGCTAGATCGCCCCATCCACACCTATAAAATCCACTTCATCGGCATCGGGGGGATTGGCATTTCGGGGTTAGCCAAGTATTTAAAGGCACAAGGGGCGGTGATCAGCGGCTCGGACATCGCCAAAAGTTACATCACCGACTACCTAGAGAGTTTGGGTATCCCTATCACTATCCCCCACAACCCGAGCGCACTCACCGACCAAGAGGTGGTGATCCACTCTGCCATCATCAAGGTGGATAATGTCGAAATCGTGGCGGCGATGGAGAAAAATTGCGTGATCCTCTCACGCAAGCGAGCACTAGAGTATATTTTGGGCGATAAGAGGGTGTTTAGTGTGTGCGGAGCACATGGCAAGAGCACGACAAGTGCCATGCTAGCCGCCTTATTGCCCCATTTTGGCGCAATCATCGGGGCAGCGTCTAAAGCCTTTGGCTCAAATGTGAGAGAGAGCCAAAGCCCTAGTTTGGTGTTTGAAGCAGACGAGTCGGATCAAAGCTTTTTAAGCTCCAACCCCTATTGTGCGTTGGTTACTAACGCTGAGGTGGAGCATTTAGAGGGGTATGACTACGATTTAAAGGCGTTTTATCAGGCTTACACAGACTTTATACAAATGGCACAAAGGCGTGTCATCAATGTAGAAGACCCCTTTTTAAAGGGCTTAGAGCTAGAAGCCATCCGCCTAGACCCCGCTAAGGACATCAGCCAAATCGAATACTTTTTAAAAGAGGACGAGCCCTACACCCGTTTCACCCTAAAAGATTATGGCAAATTTGAAGTGTGGGGGCTAGGCACACACACCGCCAGCAACGCCAGCCTAGCGATTTTAGCCGCCTTAAACGAACTGCCCCTAGAGGAGTTAAGAAAAAACCTTTTGGACTTCAAGGGCATTAAAAAACGCTTTGACATCTTGCAAAAGGGCAACTTTGTACTCATAGACGACTACGCCCACCACCCCACAGAAATCGCCGCCACCCTGCAGGCTCTGCAAACCTACGCCGACTTAAAGGGGCTCAAAGACGCGGTGGTGTTTTGGCAACCGCATAAATACTCCCGCTTGTTTGACAATTTAAAGGGCTTTCAAGAGTGCTTTAACCACCCCATCGTCAGCCAGCTTTACATCTTGCCCGTGTGGCGGGCGGGCGAAACCCCTAGAGAGCTAGACATGCAAGCCTTGTTCGGGCATTTGCAACCCACTTTTATAGACCGCCTTTGGCGGAGCAAAGAGGGGTTAGAGCTGTTCGTGCAAGGGGTGAAAATCCGCACCCTTAACAAGGGGCTTGCCATCGGCTTTGGGGCGGGCGACATCACCATGCAACTTAGGGGGGATTTATGA
- a CDS encoding glycosyltransferase family 9 protein, which yields MDKLLVVRNDKLGDFVLAWPAFAMLKASMPQTKLIALVPSYTAELARHCPYLDGVVVDAGRYASRKAKKQTLEDIKAHHFPAVISFFSTIYNAFLFYKAGIPFRLAPATKLIPYFFQTHRLRQRRSLSIKQEFAYNLDLARHFLALQNIPVVEPKGSPYLGFTDSEIKVQADKLVQELKLDPSKAWVFVHTGTGGSSPNLSSSQWVKLIRGLLEGLKIQVILSAGPNESQNTKELAQKINHPNTIIYDKNEGMLDFARSLACAQFFISASTGPLHLASALDIPTCAFYPSTTAALRWQPINAPTKHLAFMPHAIDATQDMDSSLIKIPEILEQIITFIQKQLKN from the coding sequence ATGGATAAGCTGTTAGTTGTACGCAATGATAAATTAGGCGATTTTGTCCTGGCGTGGCCTGCCTTTGCCATGCTTAAAGCTTCCATGCCACAGACCAAGCTCATTGCACTTGTGCCCAGCTACACAGCCGAGCTTGCCCGCCATTGCCCCTATTTAGACGGCGTGGTGGTGGACGCAGGTCGCTATGCCAGCAGAAAAGCCAAAAAACAGACCCTAGAGGACATCAAGGCGCATCACTTCCCCGCCGTCATCAGCTTTTTCTCCACTATCTACAATGCTTTTTTATTTTACAAAGCGGGGATCCCCTTTCGTTTGGCCCCCGCCACGAAGCTCATCCCATACTTTTTCCAAACCCACCGCCTACGCCAACGCCGTTCTCTCTCCATTAAACAGGAGTTTGCTTACAATCTTGATTTAGCTAGACATTTTCTTGCCTTGCAAAATATCCCTGTTGTCGAGCCCAAAGGCTCGCCCTATCTAGGTTTCACAGACTCAGAAATCAAAGTCCAAGCGGATAAATTGGTGCAGGAATTAAAATTAGATCCTAGCAAGGCGTGGGTATTTGTCCACACGGGCACGGGAGGCTCCTCACCCAATCTTTCTAGCAGCCAATGGGTAAAACTTATAAGGGGGCTTTTGGAGGGTTTAAAGATACAAGTGATTTTAAGTGCAGGACCTAATGAGAGCCAAAACACCAAAGAACTTGCCCAAAAAATCAACCACCCCAATACCATTATCTACGACAAAAACGAGGGCATGCTCGACTTTGCCCGCTCTTTGGCGTGCGCTCAGTTTTTCATCTCAGCATCCACGGGACCTTTGCACCTAGCCTCCGCCTTAGACATCCCCACTTGCGCCTTTTACCCTTCCACTACAGCCGCTCTGCGGTGGCAACCCATCAATGCACCTACCAAACATTTGGCTTTTATGCCTCACGCCATAGACGCCACGCAAGACATGGACTCGTCCTTAATCAAAATCCCTGAGATTCTAGAGCAAATCATTACATTTATCCAAAAACAACTAAAGAACTAG
- a CDS encoding YhcH/YjgK/YiaL family protein: protein MAVIGKLDSLASLFSKTQELENLYTYLKQICDPKHPSCQALLQRQASSMVKELGSGMCAIEIVYSPELGTLETHKECVDFSLVVMGGEILHLADKTDLSVLTPYNPEKDQETYTHNSLCYQVPLHAGMLAILFPNDAHTTEAKKPGLIYKVVVKVPASLIKFKL, encoded by the coding sequence ATGGCGGTGATCGGTAAATTAGACTCCTTAGCGAGTTTGTTTTCTAAAACCCAAGAGTTAGAGAACCTTTATACCTACTTAAAACAAATTTGCGACCCCAAACACCCCTCTTGCCAAGCCCTATTACAAAGGCAGGCAAGTTCCATGGTCAAAGAGTTGGGGAGCGGGATGTGTGCGATTGAGATCGTCTACAGCCCCGAGCTAGGCACGCTTGAAACACATAAAGAATGCGTGGATTTCTCGTTGGTGGTGATGGGCGGTGAGATTTTACACCTTGCCGACAAGACGGACTTAAGCGTGCTTACCCCCTACAACCCCGAGAAAGACCAAGAAACCTACACCCACAACAGCCTATGCTACCAAGTGCCCTTGCACGCAGGGATGCTTGCAATCTTATTCCCCAACGATGCCCACACCACCGAAGCCAAAAAACCCGGTCTTATCTATAAGGTTGTGGTGAAAGTCCCTGCCAGTCTCATTAAATTCAAGCTGTAG
- a CDS encoding DUF2147 domain-containing protein, translating into MKHLFFIVGLSLPLLAETLDGIYKTQAFLYMKSSYVEFFKYGDHYYAYGIANTDGSPARKDIYNKDPALRERSDKGVVFLYGLTRVCDNTYKNGRAYNFYDGRTYYVQIHQKKNGDLKFLPSLDRRGFFGKTFIWKKVDETYLKERGIKKPDFSGVLQTLKQLPSGS; encoded by the coding sequence ATGAAGCATTTATTTTTTATTGTTGGCTTAAGCTTGCCTTTGTTGGCAGAAACTTTGGATGGGATTTACAAAACCCAAGCCTTTTTATACATGAAAAGCTCTTATGTGGAGTTTTTTAAATACGGCGATCATTACTACGCCTACGGGATCGCCAATACGGACGGCTCGCCCGCTAGAAAGGACATTTACAACAAAGACCCCGCGCTAAGGGAGCGTAGCGACAAGGGCGTGGTGTTTTTATATGGCTTGACCCGTGTGTGCGACAACACCTATAAAAATGGTAGAGCCTACAACTTCTACGATGGGCGCACCTACTATGTGCAAATCCACCAAAAGAAAAACGGAGATTTAAAGTTCTTGCCCAGCCTCGATCGGCGGGGGTTCTTTGGCAAGACTTTTATTTGGAAAAAGGTGGATGAAACCTACTTAAAAGAGCGAGGCATCAAAAAGCCCGACTTTTCAGGGGTCTTGCAGACTCTTAAACAGCTTCCTAGTGGGTCTTGA
- the glmM gene encoding phosphoglucosamine mutase codes for MVFGTDGVRGKAGVEITPMFVMRLGIAAGLHFKEQATSNKILVGKDTRRSGYMIENALVSALTSVGYDVMQIGPMPTPAIAFLTENMRCDAGVMISASHNPFEDNGIKFFDRFGDKLQKQSEEQIEKIFSDTERLENSCQCGVAIGSSKRIDDVIGRYIVHLKNSFPKHLSLQGMRIVIDTANGAGYKVAPIVFSELGADVIVINDEPNGSNINAQCGALYPLELSQEVKRYRADLGIALDGDADRLVVVDNAGEVVHGDKLIGVLATYQQQQEKLAHDKIVVTTMSNLALQAYLEKQGISLVRCGVGDKLVRKSMQEHKINFGGEQSGHIIFGDYAKTGDGIMSALQVAACVIESKKPSNKVLNPFELHPQILENVRIKHKKPLEQIPGFNELIGSLEQEGLRHLIRYSGTENILRILLEGEQQAHLEKRAQELQAFFKEHLT; via the coding sequence ATGGTTTTTGGCACGGATGGGGTGCGGGGCAAGGCGGGCGTGGAGATCACGCCCATGTTTGTAATGCGTCTTGGCATCGCCGCTGGGCTTCACTTCAAAGAGCAGGCCACGAGCAATAAAATTTTAGTGGGCAAGGACACGCGCAGGAGTGGGTATATGATTGAAAACGCCCTTGTGAGCGCCCTAACTTCTGTGGGCTATGATGTGATGCAAATCGGGCCTATGCCCACACCAGCCATTGCGTTTTTAACCGAGAACATGCGCTGCGATGCGGGGGTGATGATCAGTGCGAGCCACAACCCTTTTGAAGACAATGGCATTAAGTTTTTTGACCGCTTCGGGGATAAACTCCAAAAACAGAGCGAAGAGCAGATTGAAAAAATCTTTAGCGATACAGAACGCTTAGAAAATAGCTGTCAGTGTGGCGTGGCGATCGGCAGTTCTAAACGCATTGACGATGTCATCGGGCGTTACATCGTGCATTTAAAAAACTCTTTCCCCAAACATTTAAGTTTGCAGGGCATGCGCATTGTCATAGACACGGCAAACGGGGCGGGCTATAAAGTCGCCCCTATTGTCTTTAGCGAGCTAGGCGCAGATGTGATTGTGATTAACGATGAGCCCAACGGGAGCAACATCAACGCCCAGTGCGGCGCACTCTACCCCTTGGAGCTCAGTCAAGAAGTCAAACGCTACCGCGCAGATTTAGGCATCGCTTTAGATGGGGACGCGGATCGGCTCGTGGTGGTGGATAATGCGGGCGAAGTGGTGCATGGCGATAAGCTGATCGGGGTTTTAGCCACCTACCAACAACAACAAGAAAAACTCGCCCACGATAAAATCGTGGTTACGACTATGAGTAATTTAGCCTTGCAAGCCTATTTAGAAAAACAAGGCATTTCTTTAGTCCGTTGTGGTGTGGGCGATAAACTCGTGCGTAAAAGCATGCAAGAGCATAAAATCAACTTCGGAGGGGAGCAAAGCGGACACATCATTTTTGGCGACTATGCCAAAACGGGCGATGGGATCATGAGTGCCTTGCAAGTGGCTGCGTGTGTGATTGAGAGCAAGAAGCCTAGCAATAAGGTGCTAAACCCCTTTGAGCTGCACCCGCAAATCCTAGAAAATGTGCGCATCAAGCACAAAAAACCCTTAGAGCAAATCCCCGGCTTTAACGAGCTCATCGGTAGCCTAGAGCAAGAGGGTTTGCGCCATTTGATCCGCTACTCGGGCACAGAGAATATTTTACGCATTTTGCTAGAAGGGGAGCAACAAGCCCATTTAGAGAAAAGGGCGCAAGAGTTGCAGGCGTTTTTTAAAGAGCATTTGACTTGA
- a CDS encoding Smr/MutS family protein — MAVSTGLYSVALENGLKIKVKAEALKLKPKPKAPSPQVQIKQKPQAKGQMRLDLCGLDTQEALEQAQDFLANALLAGFEEVLIVHGKGKGILRSALREWLKKHPKVLDFSDAPYNLGGSGAQVVKI; from the coding sequence GTGGCGGTGAGCACAGGGCTTTACAGCGTTGCCCTAGAAAATGGGCTTAAAATTAAAGTCAAAGCAGAGGCTTTAAAGCTAAAACCCAAGCCTAAAGCCCCAAGCCCCCAAGTGCAAATCAAGCAAAAACCCCAAGCCAAAGGGCAAATGCGTTTAGATTTATGCGGGCTAGACACCCAAGAAGCCCTAGAGCAAGCCCAAGACTTCTTAGCAAACGCCCTTTTAGCGGGCTTTGAAGAGGTGTTGATCGTGCATGGCAAGGGCAAGGGGATTTTACGAAGCGCTTTAAGAGAGTGGCTTAAAAAACACCCCAAAGTCCTAGACTTTAGCGATGCCCCCTACAATTTAGGCGGCTCTGGGGCACAGGTTGTGAAGATATAG
- a CDS encoding MutS-related protein has protein sequence MGQKSLEPYLVDRQVHLVQGIETLLLKPGFSSVFKGIVIARSHSGQFYIEPLEAKTLSHKIQETRTEIENCLQQICTLWSTKLRPLYLFLRFFDKQFDYLDHLQARISFAKSLGLNFIKPNVSGQFILKDFAHPNLKEPKPLSVDFNHPLLLVTGVNTGGKTMLLKSLLASVWLAKHFLPFKINPHHSKIPYIENIQAIISDPQNSQNDISTFAGRMLDFAHALNTPNLLLGIDEIELGTDASEASCLYKALLEKLIKEGAKIVVTTHHKHLALLLAKNPAVQLLAANYDHNAQMPTYTFTAGLIGKSYAFETALRYGVPLELVAEAKELYGTEQENLNALIERTCVLEQELQAKQQELQEAKEAHERGYQEKLRKIQEAQKQREQEQHALEQSYSQALKQMQEAIREFSQSHNTSHAHQQIQAIQKSLQRPKAPHPSRKQEPRSGRLCSLWQVKRGDCGGEHRALQRCPRKWA, from the coding sequence TTGGGGCAAAAGTCTTTAGAGCCCTATTTAGTCGATCGCCAAGTGCATTTGGTGCAAGGCATTGAAACCCTGCTGCTTAAGCCCGGCTTTTCTAGCGTGTTTAAGGGCATAGTGATTGCCCGCTCGCACAGCGGACAATTCTACATCGAGCCTTTGGAGGCAAAAACCTTAAGCCATAAAATCCAAGAAACCCGCACCGAGATAGAAAACTGCTTGCAACAAATCTGCACCCTATGGAGCACAAAACTACGCCCCCTATATCTCTTTTTGCGTTTCTTTGACAAGCAATTTGACTACTTAGACCACCTGCAAGCACGCATTAGCTTTGCTAAAAGTTTGGGGCTAAACTTCATCAAGCCCAATGTCAGCGGGCAATTCATCTTAAAAGACTTCGCCCACCCGAATTTAAAAGAGCCCAAACCCTTGAGCGTGGATTTTAACCACCCTTTGTTACTCGTTACAGGCGTGAATACGGGGGGCAAGACCATGCTGTTAAAATCCCTGCTTGCCAGCGTGTGGCTGGCTAAACACTTCCTGCCCTTTAAAATCAACCCCCACCACTCTAAAATCCCCTACATTGAAAACATCCAAGCCATCATCAGCGACCCACAAAACAGCCAAAATGACATCTCTACTTTTGCCGGGCGCATGCTCGACTTTGCCCACGCCCTAAACACCCCTAATCTTTTGCTGGGCATAGACGAAATTGAGCTAGGCACAGACGCATCTGAGGCAAGTTGCCTTTACAAAGCCCTTTTAGAAAAGCTCATCAAAGAGGGGGCGAAAATCGTGGTAACGACCCACCACAAACACCTAGCCCTGCTTTTAGCCAAGAACCCCGCCGTGCAACTCTTAGCCGCCAATTACGACCACAACGCCCAAATGCCCACCTACACCTTCACCGCTGGGCTCATTGGCAAAAGTTACGCCTTTGAAACCGCCTTGCGTTATGGCGTGCCCCTTGAGCTTGTCGCAGAGGCTAAAGAGCTTTATGGCACCGAGCAAGAGAACTTAAACGCCTTGATCGAACGCACCTGCGTGCTAGAGCAAGAATTGCAAGCCAAGCAACAAGAATTACAAGAAGCCAAAGAAGCCCACGAAAGAGGCTACCAAGAAAAGCTAAGAAAAATCCAAGAGGCACAAAAGCAAAGAGAGCAAGAACAACACGCCCTAGAGCAAAGCTACAGCCAAGCCTTAAAGCAAATGCAAGAGGCGATTAGAGAGTTTAGCCAAAGCCACAACACCAGCCACGCCCACCAGCAAATCCAAGCCATCCAAAAGAGTCTACAACGCCCCAAAGCCCCCCACCCCTCACGAAAACAAGAGCCTAGAAGTGGGCGACTTTGTAGCCTATGGCAAGTTAAGCGGGGAGATTGTGGCGGTGAGCACAGGGCTTTACAGCGTTGCCCTAGAAAATGGGCTTAA
- a CDS encoding ACP S-malonyltransferase, which produces MVALFGGQGSQHIGMGQDLCHNFSLAKQMCEKASDQLHTDMAKLLWSENPLLSQSAYTQSAIFLVSMMAYAIYQQEGGKSPQLALGHSLGEISANGASGALDLEHGLKLVFERGRLMEEVCVKLGQEMGMLAVLGADIALLEAFCLQAREGGQVLYAANFNGGQVVLAGAKAYLQSLESKSFGAKKLVLLPMNVVSHCPLLEPMVAPFKALLEQHLKDSYSFGVVSNATTQVYRDKAGALECLGVQLTQPVRYSDCVSVCEKEDSFYVEFGTSVLKNLNKRLSSKPTYSITDTTTLKEALSV; this is translated from the coding sequence ATGGTAGCACTTTTTGGCGGGCAAGGCTCACAGCATATCGGCATGGGGCAGGACCTATGCCATAACTTTAGTCTTGCTAAACAAATGTGTGAAAAGGCGAGCGATCAGCTCCACACGGACATGGCAAAACTGCTTTGGAGTGAAAACCCCCTACTTAGCCAAAGTGCCTACACCCAAAGTGCCATTTTTTTAGTGTCTATGATGGCTTATGCGATCTATCAGCAAGAGGGAGGCAAAAGCCCACAGCTAGCCCTAGGGCATTCTTTGGGTGAGATTAGCGCCAATGGGGCAAGTGGGGCTTTGGATTTAGAGCATGGCCTAAAGCTTGTGTTTGAAAGGGGGCGTTTGATGGAGGAGGTGTGCGTTAAATTAGGGCAAGAGATGGGCATGTTAGCGGTTTTGGGGGCGGACATTGCCCTATTAGAGGCGTTTTGTTTGCAGGCTAGAGAGGGCGGGCAGGTGCTTTATGCTGCCAACTTTAACGGGGGGCAGGTTGTGCTCGCTGGGGCGAAGGCGTATTTACAAAGCCTAGAGTCCAAGAGCTTTGGGGCAAAAAAATTAGTCTTACTGCCCATGAATGTCGTGAGCCATTGCCCCCTTTTAGAGCCAATGGTCGCCCCTTTTAAAGCCCTTCTAGAGCAACATTTAAAAGACAGCTACAGCTTTGGCGTGGTGTCTAACGCCACAACCCAAGTCTATAGGGACAAGGCGGGGGCTTTGGAGTGTCTAGGCGTGCAACTCACACAGCCCGTGCGTTACAGCGATTGTGTCAGCGTGTGTGAAAAGGAAGACTCTTTTTATGTGGAGTTTGGTACAAGCGTGTTAAAAAATTTGAATAAACGCCTAAGTTCCAAGCCCACTTACAGCATCACCGACACCACCACCTTAAAAGAAGCTTTGTCGGTTTAA
- the lspA gene encoding signal peptidase II, giving the protein MKGALKFWLVFGLAIIADQIVKQFILHGVRYEGPVISIVLAYNEGVAFSMLHFLGAWLKYLQVVLLVGLGVFLWQQKAFFKENALPFGLILGAGASNVLDRFVHGHVIDYVYWHYKFDFAIFNLADVLIDVGVGLLILKSFKAKDKQSKV; this is encoded by the coding sequence TTGAAGGGGGCTTTAAAATTTTGGCTAGTCTTTGGCTTAGCCATTATCGCCGACCAAATTGTCAAGCAATTTATCTTACACGGCGTACGCTATGAAGGCCCCGTGATCTCTATTGTGCTTGCCTATAATGAAGGCGTGGCGTTCTCCATGCTCCACTTCTTAGGGGCGTGGCTCAAATACCTACAAGTGGTCTTGCTTGTGGGACTTGGGGTGTTTTTGTGGCAACAAAAGGCGTTTTTTAAAGAAAACGCCCTGCCTTTTGGCTTGATTTTGGGGGCGGGGGCTTCTAATGTGCTCGATCGCTTCGTGCATGGACATGTGATCGATTATGTCTATTGGCATTATAAATTTGACTTTGCGATCTTCAACCTTGCCGATGTGCTGATAGATGTAGGCGTGGGGCTTTTGATTTTAAAGAGCTTTAAGGCAAAAGACAAACAAAGTAAGGTATAA
- the rpsT gene encoding 30S ribosomal protein S20, giving the protein MANHKSAEKRIRQTIKRTERNRFYKTRIKNIIKAVREAVASHDVPKAQDALKVANKELHKFVSKGVLKKNTASRKVSRLNASVKKIVLATA; this is encoded by the coding sequence GTGGCTAACCATAAATCCGCCGAAAAAAGGATTCGCCAAACCATTAAACGCACCGAGCGTAACCGCTTTTACAAAACACGCATTAAAAATATCATTAAAGCCGTGAGAGAAGCCGTTGCCAGCCACGATGTGCCTAAAGCCCAAGACGCTTTGAAAGTGGCAAACAAAGAATTGCATAAGTTTGTCAGCAAAGGGGTTCTAAAGAAAAACACCGCTTCTAGGAAAGTGTCCCGCCTAAACGCCAGCGTGAAAAAGATCGTCCTAGCCACCGCCTAA